One segment of Sulfobacillus thermosulfidooxidans DSM 9293 DNA contains the following:
- a CDS encoding heavy metal translocating P-type ATPase, producing MEGIGAVDEAMLTGEPMPQEKHPGSTVSAGTVNGSTTLIIEATRVGHDTTLAHIVRTVEEAQATKAPVQRFADRVASVFVPIVMGIALITLGAWGLGTGDWRHAILAAVAVLVVACPCALGLATPTAVMVGSGVGAKRGILYRSGEALEKVSGVTLVAMDKTGTLTAGRPRVQAMRATEDVADAEVLGWAAALEQESSHPLARAIVGATTEQGVRVPPAEDVYTEAGQGVVGTVNGAEVLVGNAALLHAYGVSLPPDPEETWTRWQQEGATVVWVARDGQWVGTLAVADFVRDDAVDLIQALHRRKIQVAMLTGDQTRTAEAVGHKLGVDRIFAELMPQDKARVIEQLRHEGYHVLMVGDGINDAPALVAADVGMAVGSGTDVAIEAADITLMAPEISGILRALTIGRKTLGKIRQNLFWAMIYNVILIPLAALGFLSPMIAGAAMAFSSVSVVTNSLLLRGMRLPTGEAQIPQPVGQHI from the coding sequence GTGGAAGGTATCGGGGCAGTTGATGAAGCCATGTTGACCGGAGAGCCGATGCCCCAAGAGAAACACCCAGGGAGCACCGTGTCGGCGGGAACCGTCAACGGGTCGACGACGCTCATCATCGAAGCGACGCGGGTAGGGCACGACACCACCTTGGCACACATTGTGCGCACCGTTGAGGAGGCGCAGGCGACGAAAGCCCCTGTGCAACGATTCGCCGACCGCGTCGCCAGTGTTTTTGTGCCCATTGTGATGGGCATTGCGCTGATCACCCTCGGAGCGTGGGGATTGGGCACCGGCGATTGGCGCCATGCCATTTTGGCGGCGGTCGCCGTGTTGGTGGTCGCCTGTCCTTGTGCCTTGGGATTAGCCACTCCCACCGCTGTCATGGTGGGCTCTGGCGTCGGGGCCAAACGGGGCATCTTATATCGGAGTGGGGAGGCCCTGGAAAAGGTGTCGGGGGTGACCTTGGTCGCGATGGATAAGACCGGCACCTTAACGGCAGGGCGTCCTCGCGTGCAGGCAATGCGGGCGACCGAAGATGTCGCAGACGCCGAGGTCTTGGGGTGGGCAGCGGCCTTAGAACAGGAGTCGAGTCATCCTTTGGCGAGGGCCATCGTGGGGGCGACTACCGAGCAGGGGGTTCGCGTACCCCCAGCGGAGGATGTGTATACCGAGGCAGGCCAAGGGGTGGTCGGCACGGTAAACGGGGCCGAGGTCTTGGTCGGGAATGCTGCTCTCCTCCACGCCTATGGGGTGTCCTTGCCGCCAGACCCGGAGGAGACATGGACCCGATGGCAACAAGAGGGGGCGACCGTGGTGTGGGTGGCGCGGGACGGCCAGTGGGTGGGCACGCTGGCGGTGGCCGATTTTGTCCGCGATGACGCGGTAGACCTCATCCAGGCTCTGCATCGCCGCAAGATTCAGGTGGCCATGCTGACGGGAGACCAAACCCGGACGGCCGAGGCCGTTGGTCACAAGCTGGGCGTGGATCGGATTTTTGCCGAATTGATGCCGCAGGACAAAGCACGGGTGATCGAACAATTGCGTCACGAAGGCTACCATGTGCTCATGGTCGGGGATGGGATCAACGATGCCCCGGCATTGGTCGCGGCGGATGTCGGGATGGCCGTCGGTTCGGGGACCGATGTCGCCATTGAGGCGGCCGACATCACCTTGATGGCGCCCGAAATTTCGGGAATCCTGCGGGCGCTGACAATCGGCAGAAAGACGCTCGGCAAGATTCGGCAAAATCTGTTTTGGGCCATGATTTACAACGTGATTCTGATCCCCCTGGCGGCGTTGGGTTTCCTGTCCCCCATGATTGCGGGGGCCGCGATGGCCTTCAGTTCGGTGTCGGTGGTCACCAACTCGTTGTTGCTACGCGGCATGCGCCTGCCCACCGGCGAGGCGCAGATCCCCCAGCCGGTGGGACAACACATCTGA
- a CDS encoding response regulator transcription factor, which yields MDATQYSAKDSLLIIDDDPGIIEVLTAYGEPWGWSVATAASLTEALSRLADHVPQVIVLDWQLPDSDGLASIRALRAHTAIPILMLTVRDQEADIIRALQLGADDYVVKPFSPGQVLARCGALRRRGQDRPEGSRDRVEAKDLVIDIPRRQVWRRDALIEFTTLEFELLRHLATNPGRVWTREELLDRIWGDVGEVFDRAVDMEIARLRKKLGDAVETPRYIDTIRGVGYRWRDDPGPGGP from the coding sequence ATGGATGCGACCCAATATTCCGCGAAAGATTCTCTCCTCATCATCGACGACGATCCGGGGATTATTGAGGTGTTGACCGCGTATGGCGAACCGTGGGGCTGGTCAGTGGCGACGGCGGCTTCGCTCACGGAGGCGTTATCGCGCTTGGCGGATCATGTCCCCCAGGTCATTGTGTTGGACTGGCAACTGCCCGATAGTGACGGTCTGGCGTCCATTCGGGCCCTGCGTGCGCACACGGCCATCCCGATTCTGATGTTGACGGTGCGGGATCAGGAAGCGGACATTATTCGGGCGCTGCAGCTCGGCGCGGATGACTACGTCGTGAAGCCGTTTAGTCCCGGTCAAGTGCTCGCGCGGTGTGGCGCATTGCGCCGCCGGGGGCAGGATCGGCCCGAGGGTTCGCGTGACCGCGTCGAGGCGAAGGATTTAGTGATCGACATCCCACGACGGCAAGTCTGGCGTCGGGATGCTCTCATTGAATTCACCACCTTGGAGTTTGAACTGCTGAGGCATCTCGCGACCAACCCGGGCCGAGTGTGGACCCGAGAGGAGTTGCTGGACCGGATTTGGGGCGACGTGGGCGAGGTGTTTGATCGCGCAGTCGATATGGAGATCGCGCGTTTACGCAAAAAACTCGGAGACGCCGTCGAGACGCCCCGGTATATTGACACGATTCGGGGGGTGGGATACCGTTGGCGCGACGATCCGGGCCCCGGTGGGCCCTAG
- a CDS encoding rhodanese-like domain-containing protein — protein sequence MNLMNLFRHPRQLKDLNPAQIDGFIQQTQPTVVDVRRAEEYQSGHLPDAMLAPLGTMAREMEKVDRNIPVLLICKTGHRSQAASWDLLKMGFTDVQHLKGGMDQWKRENRPVERS from the coding sequence ATGAATTTGATGAATTTATTTAGACATCCGCGCCAATTGAAAGATTTGAACCCCGCGCAGATTGACGGGTTCATTCAGCAGACGCAGCCCACGGTGGTTGATGTCCGTAGGGCAGAAGAGTATCAAAGCGGCCATCTTCCTGACGCGATGCTGGCTCCACTGGGCACTATGGCGCGGGAAATGGAGAAAGTGGATCGAAATATTCCCGTGTTGCTTATTTGCAAAACGGGCCACCGCAGTCAAGCGGCGTCCTGGGACTTGCTGAAAATGGGATTTACCGATGTGCAACACCTGAAAGGGGGCATGGACCAGTGGAAGCGCGAGAACAGGCCGGTCGAGCGTTCATAG
- a CDS encoding SHOCT domain-containing protein — MMAMMWVGTVIWLGILVVLAVAVSVWFHHVQSWRQAPDDPLSILQLRLARGEISLDEYQELRRHLETR, encoded by the coding sequence ATGATGGCAATGATGTGGGTAGGAACGGTGATTTGGTTGGGCATTTTAGTCGTGTTGGCCGTGGCGGTCTCGGTATGGTTTCATCATGTCCAAAGCTGGCGCCAGGCTCCGGATGATCCGCTATCCATCTTGCAGTTGCGCCTAGCCCGCGGAGAAATTTCCCTCGACGAATATCAAGAACTCCGTCGACACTTGGAAACGCGTTAG
- a CDS encoding heavy-metal-associated domain-containing protein, translating to MLTYDLKITGMHCVDCAHKVEAALQAVPGVTAAHVHYLKRRAQVTVENPTIVVDHLRQAVQAAGYDATPG from the coding sequence ATGTTGACGTATGATCTCAAAATTACGGGGATGCACTGTGTGGATTGCGCGCACAAGGTCGAAGCCGCGCTCCAGGCGGTGCCGGGCGTCACGGCCGCCCATGTACACTATTTGAAGCGACGGGCGCAGGTCACCGTGGAGAATCCGACCATCGTGGTCGATCACTTGCGCCAGGCGGTGCAGGCAGCCGGATACGATGCGACCCCCGGCTAA
- a CDS encoding class I SAM-dependent methyltransferase: MSEQHPWKAVVIPEKSMHRMADALRSPSDHDLKDHPVTQEVMAHLGPQRTVVDIGAGIGRFTVPLAAMGCDVWAIEPSALMRDQLHQALITNKLDSRVHTVAGLWPGVEVPMVEVALAAFVIQFSPDPRQFVQAMEVAATVRCVMAIHVDHMFSGLDDLWAVFHPDRPSPTSPVFRDVYTLLWNEGIVADVRVVEDPPRDGFWRDPHKVLDGLADLLQIDTDAEREHLATLVREGWGTRGGTLTPSSHRWAIVSWTPRKT, encoded by the coding sequence ATGAGCGAGCAACATCCATGGAAAGCGGTGGTCATCCCCGAGAAGTCGATGCACCGCATGGCCGACGCGCTTCGGAGCCCGTCGGACCACGATCTGAAAGATCATCCCGTCACCCAAGAAGTCATGGCGCATCTGGGCCCTCAGCGCACCGTGGTGGACATTGGGGCCGGTATCGGCCGGTTCACGGTTCCGCTGGCGGCCATGGGGTGTGACGTCTGGGCGATTGAACCGTCGGCCCTGATGCGAGACCAGTTGCACCAGGCCTTAATCACCAACAAATTGGACTCGAGGGTGCACACGGTCGCCGGATTGTGGCCGGGCGTGGAGGTGCCGATGGTCGAGGTGGCCTTGGCCGCCTTCGTGATTCAATTTTCCCCCGACCCCCGGCAATTCGTGCAGGCCATGGAGGTGGCGGCGACGGTCCGCTGTGTGATGGCGATCCATGTGGATCACATGTTTTCGGGACTCGACGATTTGTGGGCGGTTTTCCATCCGGATCGTCCCTCGCCGACCTCTCCGGTGTTTCGCGACGTCTATACCTTGCTGTGGAATGAGGGCATTGTGGCTGATGTGCGCGTCGTGGAGGATCCCCCACGGGACGGTTTTTGGCGTGATCCGCACAAAGTGCTGGACGGGTTGGCGGACCTGTTGCAAATTGACACCGATGCGGAGCGGGAGCACTTGGCTACCCTCGTGCGGGAAGGTTGGGGGACTCGGGGGGGCACCCTGACGCCTTCGTCTCATCGGTGGGCAATCGTGTCTTGGACACCCCGAAAAACATAG
- a CDS encoding IS3 family transposase (programmed frameshift), whose amino-acid sequence MANQYDRAFKEQAVQLVLTQQKSGAQVARELGIPSKTLYAWVAAYKADPVEPFVGSGHLKAEDQALRDLQRRIRDLEEENAIPKKSDAHLHQRSEVIFPFIHEHRFTFSITKMCQILDVSRSGYYAWRHRPPSTQAQVRTRRVERIRAVFTASGERYGSPKITAVLRREGERISQKTVARLMHDHRLRSRVTRKYKATTNSRHTLPVHENVLNQTFTADRPHAVWMADITYIPTEEGWLYLASLEDLYTRKIVGWAVDRRMTQDLVLRALDRAVRHSRPPAGVLHHSDRGSQYAATAYQERLKQYGMTASMSRKGNGYDNAMIESWHSLLKKELIYLTKFRTRAEAEVAIFAYIEIFYNRQRVHSALDYQTPAEAEAAYQA is encoded by the exons ATGGCCAATCAATATGATCGAGCGTTTAAAGAACAAGCGGTTCAACTCGTGTTGACCCAACAAAAAAGTGGCGCGCAAGTGGCGCGCGAACTGGGCATTCCCAGCAAAACCTTGTATGCCTGGGTCGCTGCCTACAAAGCCGACCCGGTCGAACCCTTTGTGGGTAGTGGGCATCTGAAAGCGGAAGACCAAGCCCTGCGCGATTTGCAGCGACGCATTCGGGATCTCGAAGAGGAGAATGCGATCC CTAAAAAAAGCGATGCGCATCTTCACCAACGATCGGAAGTAATCTTTCCGTTCATTCATGAACACCGCTTCACCTTCTCGATCACGAAGATGTGCCAAATCCTCGACGTTTCGCGAAGCGGGTATTATGCGTGGCGCCATCGCCCTCCCAGTACTCAGGCGCAAGTCCGGACCCGGCGGGTCGAACGGATTCGGGCGGTGTTTACCGCATCAGGGGAACGCTACGGCAGCCCCAAAATCACCGCCGTGTTACGGCGGGAAGGCGAGCGCATCAGTCAAAAAACGGTGGCACGGTTGATGCACGACCATCGATTGCGCTCTCGCGTGACACGGAAATATAAAGCCACCACCAATTCTCGGCATACGTTGCCGGTGCATGAGAACGTGTTGAATCAAACGTTTACCGCGGATCGGCCGCATGCGGTGTGGATGGCAGATATTACCTACATCCCCACCGAGGAAGGATGGCTCTATTTAGCAAGCCTCGAGGACTTGTACACCCGAAAAATTGTGGGATGGGCCGTGGATCGGCGCATGACGCAAGACTTAGTTCTCCGGGCCTTAGACCGCGCGGTCAGGCACAGCCGGCCGCCGGCCGGGGTGTTGCATCACTCGGATCGGGGGAGCCAATATGCCGCGACGGCTTACCAAGAGCGCCTTAAGCAATACGGGATGACGGCCAGCATGAGTCGGAAGGGCAATGGCTATGATAATGCCATGATTGAATCATGGCATAGCCTCCTGAAAAAGGAGCTCATTTACCTGACGAAATTCCGAACCCGGGCAGAAGCGGAAGTTGCGATCTTTGCCTATATCGAGATTTTTTATAATCGGCAGCGCGTCCATAGCGCCCTAGATTATCAGACTCCAGCCGAGGCTGAGGCGGCATATCAAGCGTGA
- a CDS encoding helix-turn-helix domain-containing protein yields the protein MIESGISLGYLPFGPDHGLLMGYCHFRSIATETPIRVRREEICAQTGLSERTVRRYVAQYRAQGFAGLQPRPKASRRSEDAVPEALVQEAILLRREVPRRSVSQIIQILEWEGRAVPGQIKH from the coding sequence ATGATCGAATCAGGGATTTCATTAGGTTACTTGCCGTTCGGGCCCGATCACGGGCTCTTGATGGGCTATTGCCATTTTCGTTCCATTGCTACAGAAACCCCGATCCGGGTGCGTCGTGAGGAAATTTGTGCGCAGACGGGTCTGTCCGAACGGACCGTACGCCGGTATGTCGCCCAATACCGGGCTCAAGGATTCGCGGGATTGCAACCGCGTCCGAAAGCGTCTCGGCGATCCGAAGACGCCGTGCCCGAAGCGTTGGTGCAAGAAGCGATTCTCTTACGGCGGGAAGTGCCGCGGCGCAGCGTGAGTCAGATTATCCAGATTCTCGAATGGGAAGGTCGGGCGGTGCCCGGCCAGATCAAGCATTGA
- a CDS encoding IS3 family transposase: MTELCEHVMDWHHRAPQVSLRRWCATIRLSRATFYAWRHRQRHPEPDRRHQAPGRPPRGYSVTQNGQKIADGQIMDWITDILTTENAAYGYHKITWVLRRRYHLQISFKKVYRLLRQWHLLWPQRKRRIRHPRRLARNRIITAPNQLWQTDITYVYIAGEDRFLYLQAIIDVCDRMIIAYHMGLHCQATDVVRTLKHAVMQRQSEWQTPPVLRTDNGPQFIAEAFETACAAYGLEHERIPVATPNKNAFIESWHAPWERECLTQALATYGEAYAAITRWIAFYNPDRLHGS, translated from the coding sequence GTGACAGAATTGTGTGAACACGTGATGGACTGGCATCACCGCGCTCCCCAGGTGTCCCTTCGCCGATGGTGTGCGACGATTCGCCTTTCACGGGCCACCTTTTATGCGTGGCGTCATCGCCAACGCCATCCTGAACCAGATCGGCGCCATCAGGCGCCGGGTCGACCTCCGCGAGGATACAGCGTCACACAAAATGGCCAGAAAATCGCCGATGGCCAGATTATGGACTGGATTACCGATATTCTGACGACGGAGAACGCGGCCTATGGGTATCATAAAATCACATGGGTCTTGCGACGACGCTATCATCTACAGATTAGTTTCAAAAAGGTGTATCGCCTCCTTCGACAATGGCACTTGTTATGGCCTCAGCGAAAACGCCGCATCCGGCATCCGCGCCGGCTGGCGCGGAACCGCATCATTACGGCTCCCAACCAGCTCTGGCAAACGGACATTACCTATGTGTATATCGCGGGCGAGGATCGGTTTTTGTATCTCCAAGCCATTATCGATGTGTGTGACCGCATGATTATTGCCTACCACATGGGACTCCATTGTCAGGCGACGGATGTTGTGCGAACCTTAAAACACGCGGTGATGCAGCGTCAATCGGAATGGCAGACGCCTCCCGTTCTGCGGACCGACAATGGCCCCCAGTTTATCGCCGAGGCATTCGAAACGGCTTGTGCCGCCTATGGTCTGGAACATGAACGCATTCCGGTGGCCACGCCGAATAAAAACGCCTTTATTGAGTCGTGGCATGCTCCGTGGGAGCGCGAGTGTCTCACTCAAGCATTGGCCACATATGGCGAGGCCTATGCGGCCATAACGCGATGGATTGCCTTTTATAACCCAGATCGGCTGCATGGGAGCTGA
- a CDS encoding ArsR/SmtB family transcription factor, whose translation MMAEKTTETYALWADFWQALSHPIRLRVLETLRQHGELNVGQLVDRVGIGQGHLSNHLACLKNCGLVTTEAQGRYVYYRMADDRVPALLDLGEAIFSDHWAGVATCAVVSRPAVPNRE comes from the coding sequence ATGATGGCCGAGAAAACGACTGAGACGTATGCATTGTGGGCCGACTTTTGGCAGGCGCTGAGCCACCCCATTCGCCTCCGGGTGTTGGAAACCCTCCGGCAGCACGGCGAGCTCAACGTGGGGCAACTGGTCGACCGGGTGGGAATTGGTCAAGGGCATCTCTCCAATCACCTGGCCTGCCTCAAAAACTGCGGTCTGGTGACGACGGAGGCGCAGGGGCGCTACGTGTACTATCGCATGGCCGATGACCGCGTGCCGGCCTTATTGGACTTAGGCGAAGCCATCTTCAGCGACCATTGGGCCGGGGTGGCCACCTGTGCCGTGGTGAGTCGTCCGGCGGTGCCGAATCGTGAATAA
- a CDS encoding class I SAM-dependent methyltransferase, with amino-acid sequence MPDTEPDDALPRARVDHPWFSRGYPLAEWALELALGDARRAQNAQASGRTLIIGAGTGLDVPVLGRGATDVVLLEPDATMRRTLFRRFPEWAIVGASAEAMPFTEGTFDTVISSLVLCSVGDVARVLEEITRVLVPGGQYLFLEHIANPHRLAGMVQQGIEPVWRLLGGGCRLIRDVETAVRQSPLTLTYCETVRAGGLLPIIRGRAMKSR; translated from the coding sequence ATGCCCGACACTGAGCCCGATGACGCTTTACCCCGTGCTCGCGTCGATCACCCGTGGTTCAGTCGTGGGTATCCCCTGGCAGAATGGGCACTGGAACTGGCATTAGGGGACGCGCGACGAGCCCAAAATGCGCAGGCGTCGGGACGGACGCTCATTATTGGAGCGGGTACGGGATTGGATGTGCCGGTCTTAGGACGCGGCGCCACGGATGTCGTGCTGCTGGAACCGGATGCGACGATGCGCCGGACCCTGTTCCGTAGGTTTCCGGAGTGGGCCATTGTCGGAGCGTCGGCCGAGGCGATGCCCTTCACCGAAGGGACGTTTGATACGGTCATCAGTAGCCTGGTGCTGTGTAGCGTTGGAGATGTGGCACGCGTGTTAGAAGAAATCACACGCGTGCTGGTACCTGGTGGGCAGTATCTCTTTTTAGAGCATATCGCCAATCCCCATCGACTGGCCGGCATGGTGCAACAGGGAATCGAACCGGTGTGGCGGCTCCTGGGCGGAGGGTGTCGGTTGATCCGTGATGTGGAAACTGCCGTACGGCAGTCCCCCTTGACATTGACTTATTGTGAGACGGTACGTGCGGGAGGGCTCCTCCCCATAATTCGTGGCCGCGCCATGAAGAGCCGTTGA
- a CDS encoding heavy-metal-associated domain-containing protein: MERVELPVKGMTCHHCVMTVTQALNSVEGVRAARSIWRGPGRR, from the coding sequence ATGGAACGTGTGGAACTGCCCGTAAAGGGCATGACCTGCCATCACTGTGTGATGACGGTGACCCAAGCGTTGAACAGTGTGGAGGGCGTTCGGGCTGCGCGGTCAATTTGGAGGGGGCCTGGGCGAAGGTGA
- a CDS encoding SEC-C metal-binding domain-containing protein, producing MTCRGGAALDPAQPKPTDPCPCGSGEPYGECCGHGK from the coding sequence ATGACCTGTCGAGGCGGTGCAGCGCTCGATCCGGCGCAGCCGAAGCCGACCGACCCGTGCCCCTGCGGATCGGGGGAGCCCTATGGCGAGTGCTGCGGACACGGCAAGTAA
- a CDS encoding sensor histidine kinase, protein MARRSGPRWALGLWLVLTIGIGLALGLTVGLGTLWAGLTSRRSGAIAEIYLLVAGMVWISLAGIGWVVVRRVDQLLARDWLDIVTWINQLEEGHWEPLPVPDTGPWGQLSYALNQMARRLAMAQSEREMFLASVAHELKTPLTVLRANLEGLATGALRATPERWTTLLREVHRLTRLVNDLLLIETMQSPTASLHPTPYRLDAQIEEVLLKFGPLADLQQITLVGTGEPVEVEADRDRLDQVLTNIVDNALRHTPQGGRIAITWRGLPEGVECCVDDSGPGIPVAQHTLVTRPFYRDPRSSGVGLGLAVAAALLQAHGGSLTIGNSPWGGARVCLRLPGRTD, encoded by the coding sequence TTGGCGCGACGATCCGGGCCCCGGTGGGCCCTAGGTCTCTGGTTGGTCCTGACCATCGGCATTGGTCTCGCGTTGGGGCTGACCGTGGGGCTCGGAACGCTCTGGGCGGGGTTGACATCTCGGCGGAGTGGGGCCATTGCCGAGATTTATCTTCTGGTGGCGGGGATGGTCTGGATCAGCCTGGCCGGGATCGGCTGGGTGGTGGTGCGCCGCGTGGACCAGCTCTTAGCGCGCGATTGGCTCGATATCGTCACCTGGATTAATCAGTTAGAGGAAGGGCATTGGGAGCCGCTGCCAGTTCCCGATACTGGGCCTTGGGGGCAATTAAGCTATGCCTTGAATCAAATGGCCCGCAGGCTCGCGATGGCCCAATCCGAGCGCGAGATGTTTCTGGCCAGTGTCGCGCACGAATTGAAAACGCCGCTGACGGTGTTACGTGCGAACCTGGAGGGTTTGGCGACGGGTGCGTTGCGTGCGACGCCGGAACGATGGACCACGCTCCTCCGGGAAGTGCATCGCCTCACCCGACTGGTGAATGATTTGTTGCTGATTGAGACCATGCAATCTCCGACCGCTTCGTTGCATCCGACGCCCTATCGTTTGGATGCACAAATTGAGGAGGTTTTGTTGAAGTTTGGACCCCTGGCGGACCTTCAGCAGATAACCCTGGTCGGGACGGGGGAGCCCGTCGAGGTGGAGGCGGACCGGGATCGCCTGGACCAGGTGTTGACCAATATAGTGGATAACGCTTTGCGTCACACGCCGCAAGGGGGACGAATTGCCATTACGTGGCGTGGCTTGCCCGAGGGAGTGGAATGTTGTGTGGACGATAGCGGGCCCGGCATTCCGGTGGCGCAACACACGCTGGTTACCCGACCGTTCTATCGGGATCCCCGGTCGTCGGGCGTCGGTTTGGGGTTGGCGGTCGCGGCGGCGTTGCTCCAAGCGCACGGCGGGTCGCTCACCATCGGGAACAGTCCCTGGGGTGGGGCACGGGTGTGCCTACGCCTCCCCGGTCGGACCGACTAA
- a CDS encoding SHOCT domain-containing protein, with product MMGFGVGGGLAGMWIMGLLGLLILAGVIVVIVWAIRALIPANRSGPPAAAVDPLTQLRLRLARGEITPDEYEELRAHLRD from the coding sequence ATGATGGGATTCGGGGTCGGCGGTGGTTTGGCGGGAATGTGGATCATGGGGCTATTGGGCCTGTTGATTCTGGCCGGTGTCATCGTCGTCATTGTATGGGCCATTCGGGCCTTGATTCCGGCCAACCGGTCGGGGCCCCCCGCTGCGGCGGTCGATCCCCTGACGCAATTGCGATTGCGATTAGCGCGTGGGGAGATTACGCCCGATGAATACGAGGAGTTGCGCGCCCACCTACGCGATTAA
- a CDS encoding cytochrome c biogenesis protein CcdA, whose protein sequence is MNLAFYMGIAAVFNPCGIALLPASFAWIGGTVGGTATVPTRVGRGIQSGILMAVGFTAVVAGLAVVVHGIGSALSPILHTVMLALSGLLIVGGSAVALGLFHFPVDRWTGMGRITPAGRSIWTLVVAGIVYGVAALSCTLPLFLAALAPAVAGGWPTVVQIVGSFGLGTAVVLVGVGLVTLFARDGLLRAIRAVGPWLNPALGLIIVGAGAYLGYYWLWGPGHFLA, encoded by the coding sequence ATGAATCTCGCGTTTTATATGGGCATCGCCGCAGTCTTTAACCCCTGTGGCATCGCCTTATTGCCGGCTTCGTTCGCCTGGATTGGCGGCACAGTGGGCGGCACGGCGACCGTGCCGACCCGTGTGGGTCGTGGCATTCAGTCGGGGATTTTGATGGCCGTCGGCTTTACGGCCGTGGTGGCGGGTCTCGCCGTCGTCGTGCATGGCATTGGCAGTGCGCTGTCCCCCATCCTCCATACAGTAATGCTTGCCCTCAGTGGTCTCCTGATTGTGGGTGGGAGCGCGGTGGCGCTGGGCCTCTTCCATTTCCCCGTCGATCGCTGGACCGGGATGGGGCGCATCACGCCGGCCGGGCGCTCCATCTGGACCCTGGTCGTCGCCGGGATCGTGTACGGAGTGGCGGCGCTGAGTTGCACCTTGCCCCTCTTTCTCGCGGCCCTCGCGCCGGCGGTGGCGGGTGGGTGGCCGACGGTTGTGCAGATTGTCGGCTCCTTTGGGCTCGGGACCGCCGTGGTGTTGGTCGGCGTGGGGTTAGTGACCTTGTTCGCCCGCGATGGACTACTCCGGGCGATCCGGGCGGTGGGTCCCTGGCTGAACCCTGCGCTCGGGCTCATCATTGTCGGTGCCGGCGCCTATCTCGGCTACTATTGGCTCTGGGGACCCGGCCACTTCTTGGCCTGA
- a CDS encoding transposase codes for MSQTYSPEFKQQIVQEAQDTQNATLVARRHQLSPSMVRRWVREAVKAAHHPHDLMSLVDENERLKKLLGEKDLQIAMLQDLLQKKGIRP; via the coding sequence ATGAGTCAAACCTATTCACCGGAATTCAAGCAACAGATTGTTCAAGAAGCTCAAGACACGCAAAATGCGACATTAGTCGCTCGTCGTCATCAGCTGAGTCCATCCATGGTGCGTCGCTGGGTGCGTGAGGCGGTGAAGGCGGCCCACCATCCCCACGATCTCATGAGTCTGGTAGACGAAAATGAACGATTAAAGAAATTACTCGGGGAAAAAGATCTGCAGATTGCCATGCTTCAAGATCTGCTGCAAAAAAAGGGGATCCGTCCGTGA
- a CDS encoding TlpA family protein disulfide reductase codes for MKTAWWIGGLATLSAIVGVGYHLTRSAPGTGPTRPVAVAKTGPTAVATSTNTASPASAPPFHVASLNAGTVTVPDGRPTVVYFMSAGCGSCISGEQQLARLAAQTAPTVQWVSLDVDPGYDTAKAVLSMAHYTGAHWPQAFGTNAIINAYHVTQLDMVAVIAKNGQLLYDGALPSNAQLHRLITQAQA; via the coding sequence ATGAAAACCGCGTGGTGGATTGGCGGACTCGCGACGCTGTCGGCGATTGTCGGGGTGGGCTATCATCTCACGCGATCCGCCCCGGGGACTGGGCCCACGCGCCCGGTGGCGGTCGCCAAGACCGGACCAACGGCCGTGGCCACGTCCACGAACACGGCGTCCCCAGCGAGCGCGCCGCCGTTTCATGTCGCCTCGTTAAATGCCGGAACCGTCACCGTGCCCGATGGACGACCGACGGTGGTGTATTTTATGTCCGCAGGCTGCGGCAGTTGTATTAGCGGGGAGCAACAGCTCGCCCGCTTGGCGGCCCAGACCGCCCCGACGGTCCAATGGGTGTCGTTGGATGTCGATCCCGGTTACGACACGGCGAAAGCGGTGCTCAGTATGGCGCATTACACCGGGGCCCACTGGCCGCAAGCATTCGGAACGAATGCCATCATTAATGCGTATCACGTCACCCAACTGGATATGGTCGCCGTCATCGCCAAAAATGGGCAACTCCTCTATGATGGGGCGTTGCCCTCCAATGCCCAACTCCACCGGCTGATCACGCAAGCGCAGGCGTAA